The Etheostoma spectabile isolate EspeVRDwgs_2016 chromosome 23, UIUC_Espe_1.0, whole genome shotgun sequence genome includes a window with the following:
- the LOC116672889 gene encoding potassium voltage-gated channel subfamily A member 1 gives MTVVSTENMDETSTLPGQPAGPVPPDDDHDCCERVVINISGLRFETQLKTLAQFPETLLGNPKKRMRYFDPLRNEYFFDRNRPSFDAILYYYQSGGRLRRPVNVPLDMFSEEIKFYELGAEAMEKFREDEGFIREEERPLPEKEFQRQIWLLFEHPESSGPARGIAIVSVMVILISIVIFCLETLPELKEDPSQRMRMVGNVTVYYKANFLTDPFFVVETLCIIWFSFELIVRFFACPSKAAFFKNMMNSIDIVAIIPYFITLGTELADDQDGKEAKGGGEQATSLAILRVIRLVRVFRIFKLSRHSKGLQILGQTLKASMRELGLLIFFLFIGVILFSSAVYFAEAEEKESFFTSIPDAFWWAVVSMTTVGYGDMYPVTIGGKIVGSLCAIAGVLTIALPVPVIVSNFNYFYHRETEGEEQAQLLNVSNQNLASDTNSSRRSSSGVSKSEYMEIDEDMNNSIDNFREANLRTANCTAPTQNCVNKGKLLTDV, from the coding sequence ATGACCGTGGTGTCCACGGAGAACATGGACGAGACCTCCACCCTGCCGGGACAACCCGCAGGACCTGTACCGCCGGACGACGACCACGACTGCTGCGAGCGCGTGGTCATCAACATCTCGGGGCTGCGCTTCGAGACCCAGCTCAAGACGCTGGCCCAGTTCCCCGAGACGCTCCTCGGCAACCCCAAGAAGAGGATGCGCTACTTCGACCCGTTGCGGAACGAGTACTTCTTCGACCGGAACCGGCCGAGCTTCGACGCCATCCTGTACTACTACCAGTCCGGGGGACGGCTGCGGAGGCCGGTCAACGTGCCGCTGGACATGTTCTCGGAGGAGATCAAGTTCTACGAGCTGGGCGCCGAGGCCATGGAGAAGTTTCGGGAGGACGAGGGATTCATCCGCGAGGAGGAGCGGCCGCTGCCGGAGAAGGAGTTCCAGCGGCAGATCTGGCTCCTCTTCGAGCACCCCGAGAGCTCGGGACCCGCCCGGGGGATCGCCATCGTCTCGGTGATGGTCATCCTCATCTCCATCGTCATCTTCTGTTTGGAGACCTTGCCCGAGCTGAAGGAGGATCCCAGCCAGCGGATGCGGATGGTCGGCAACGTCACCGTGTACTACAAAGCCAATTTCCTCACGGACCCCTTCTTCGTGGTGGAGACGCTCTGCATCATCTGGTTCTCCTTTGAGCTGATAGTGCGTTTTTTCGCGTGTCCCAGCAAGGCGGCGTTCTtcaaaaacatgatgaactccATCGACATCGTGGCCATCATCCCGTACTTCATCACGCTCGGCACGGAGCTGGCCGACGATCAGGACGGCAAGGAGGCCAAGGGGGGAGGGGAGCAGGCCACGTCTCTGGCCATTCTCAGGGTAATCCGCCTGGTGAGGGTGTTCAGGATCTTCAAACTGTCCCGGCACTCGAAGGGGCTCCAGATTCTGGGGCAGACTCTCAAGGCCAGCATGCGCGAGCTGGGCTTGCTCatcttctttctcttcatcGGCGTGATTTTGTTCTCCAGCGCCGTCTACTTTGCCGAGGCCGAGGAGAAGGAGTCGTTCTTCACCAGCATCCCCGACGCCTTCTGGTGGGCCGTGGTGTCGATGACGACCGTGGGCTACGGGGACATGTACCCCGTGACCATCGGGGGGAAGATCGTGGGCTCGCTGTGCGCCATCGCCGGCGTGCTCACCATCGCGCTGCCGGTGCCCGTCATCGTGTCCAACTTCAACTACTTCTACCACCGGGAGACGGAGGGCGAGGAGCAGGCGCAGCTGCTCAACGTCAGCAACCAGAACTTGGCGTCGGACACCAACTCGAGCCGGCGCAGCTCGTCGGGCGTCAGCAAGTCGGAGTACATGGAGATCGACGAGGACATGAACAACAGCATCGATAACTTTAGGGAAGCCAACCTCAGGACTGCCAACTGCACGGCTCCCACCCAGAACTGTGTGAACAAGGGGAAGCTGCTCACCGACGTGTGA